A genome region from Streptomyces xanthophaeus includes the following:
- a CDS encoding universal stress protein, with protein sequence MPKVVVGATGTPGSLAALHQAAAEARVRDAELWAVLAWQPPGGELGSRNGLGPDAAAQCRAAAVERLREVLDTAFGAVRPGVTLVGRTVRATPGAALVDTARDPEDLLVVGTGPRTVWRRLGRPSVARYCMAHAACPVLAVPPSPLQAELESVHRRNVWRIPLDLRELAP encoded by the coding sequence GTGCCGAAAGTCGTGGTCGGTGCCACGGGCACCCCGGGAAGTCTGGCCGCCTTGCACCAGGCCGCCGCAGAGGCCCGGGTGCGTGACGCGGAGCTGTGGGCCGTCCTGGCCTGGCAGCCGCCGGGCGGCGAACTCGGGAGCCGCAACGGCCTCGGGCCCGATGCTGCGGCGCAATGCCGCGCCGCAGCCGTCGAAAGACTGCGCGAGGTCCTCGATACGGCCTTCGGCGCCGTCCGTCCCGGTGTCACCCTCGTGGGCCGCACGGTACGGGCCACCCCGGGCGCGGCCCTGGTGGACACGGCCCGCGACCCGGAGGACCTCCTCGTGGTCGGCACGGGACCCCGTACCGTGTGGCGCCGCCTCGGCCGCCCCTCGGTGGCCCGCTACTGCATGGCGCACGCCGCCTGCCCCGTCCTCGCGGTTCCGCCGTCCCCGCTCCAGGCAGAGCTGGAATCGGTGCACCGTCGCAACGTCTGGAGGATTCCGCTGGATCTGCGGGAGCTGGCCCCCTGA
- a CDS encoding SAV_915 family protein — protein MCLFQYEDDPEPEERVPAGPLYVPVLPGTAEVVVRLFRTPLGARTAVGFTSAERLAATLGAGQRWIRLSESALRAMAEPVGASLLTVDPTLTAPAVTGAAAGTAAGTAAGAVAAPVTQAPETVARTL, from the coding sequence ATGTGTTTGTTCCAGTACGAAGACGACCCGGAGCCTGAAGAACGTGTCCCGGCCGGGCCCCTGTACGTGCCGGTCCTGCCGGGAACGGCGGAGGTGGTGGTGCGGCTGTTCCGCACCCCTCTGGGAGCACGTACCGCTGTGGGGTTCACCAGTGCGGAGCGGCTGGCCGCCACGCTCGGCGCCGGCCAGCGCTGGATCCGGCTCTCCGAGTCCGCGCTCCGCGCGATGGCCGAACCGGTCGGAGCATCGCTGCTGACCGTCGACCCGACCCTCACCGCGCCTGCGGTGACCGGGGCGGCTGCCGGGACGGCTGCCGGGACGGCCGCGGGGGCGGTCGCCGCTCCCGTCACGCAGGCTCCCGAGACCGTCGCCCGGACCCTCTGA
- a CDS encoding SDR family NAD(P)-dependent oxidoreductase, translating to MTDNSIDVTGFRNRVVLITGGTSGMGLATARLLLEAGAEIVITGRDDARLDRAAEQLAKVSDQGARLFTVRADSASLADLDRLAALIRERHGRLDGVFANAGVGVFQRSGEVTEQDFDLSVDVNFKGVFFTVQKVLPLLDAAGGGSIVINASWTLHRGLAVTPVYAATKAAVHSLARTLGSDLAERGIRVNSVSPGYVVTEMFDAANPDPASHDAIRSQVPLRRLGQAEDIAETVAFLLSPRSSYITAQDIAVDGGLVNAIPVS from the coding sequence ATGACCGACAACAGCATTGATGTGACCGGCTTCCGCAACCGTGTCGTCCTGATCACCGGCGGAACCAGCGGGATGGGCCTGGCCACCGCGCGTCTGCTCCTGGAAGCCGGCGCCGAAATCGTCATCACGGGCCGCGACGATGCCCGCCTCGACCGCGCGGCCGAACAACTGGCCAAGGTCTCCGACCAGGGTGCCCGGCTGTTCACGGTCCGGGCCGACTCCGCCAGCCTTGCCGACCTCGACCGCTTGGCCGCCCTGATCCGTGAACGCCACGGACGTCTGGACGGGGTGTTCGCCAATGCCGGCGTCGGAGTGTTCCAGCGCAGTGGCGAGGTCACCGAGCAGGACTTCGACCTCAGCGTCGACGTCAACTTCAAGGGTGTGTTCTTCACGGTCCAGAAGGTTCTGCCGCTGCTCGACGCGGCGGGAGGCGGTTCCATCGTGATCAACGCCTCCTGGACACTGCACCGGGGCCTGGCGGTCACTCCCGTGTACGCGGCCACCAAGGCCGCCGTCCACAGTCTGGCCCGCACGCTGGGCAGTGATCTCGCCGAGCGGGGTATCCGGGTCAACTCGGTCAGCCCGGGCTACGTCGTCACCGAGATGTTCGATGCCGCCAACCCGGATCCCGCCTCGCACGATGCCATCCGCTCCCAGGTGCCGCTGCGGCGGCTCGGCCAGGCCGAGGACATCGCCGAGACCGTCGCCTTCCTCCTCTCCCCGCGGTCGTCGTACATCACCGCCCAGGACATCGCCGTAGACGGGGGCCTGGTGAACGCGATCCCCGTCTCCTGA
- a CDS encoding serine/threonine-protein kinase, with translation MNVAGMHIGGRYRLEALLGRGGMGEVWRAHDPRLDRKVAIKFLPPHLADGHVVDRFLREAQVTARLQHAGITQVFDSGAQDGQLHLVMELLDGRNLGTVLQEQTSGLPVHRAVDLAAQVADALSYAHRADIVHRDIKPANLMLVAGGRVKVCDFGIAGFVQADSGLTREGSLMGTPDYMAPEQCQGRRVDGRADLYALGCVLFALLTGKPPFTTHGDFRVVMMDHIHTPPPRPASLRPGVPVELDRFVSVLLSKDPGDRPEYAGAVADRLRNLISRRTGAPLSVPRQAPTPASPCGPDPRYAYAGRPAPAPPASGFTMEADYGDFLHPEATEVHTVVTVTGAGAAPDDTAAAAPRALVFLLGLSERLPAADFRTVTAAVAAAVDGLDEGAAFAVVAGSDHARMLYPDTMRLVRANAETKAEARAALAGLEPVGAVAFGRWLRLADRLLAAHGDAVRTAILLMDATVTAESPEELPSVLASCAGRFTCHARGIGTDWEVAAIRSITTALSGTLDIVMDPSEPTSQLTGELTALIARTRQSFARDLALRVAMPGGGQVRFVKQLTPSVDDLTGHGYQVGPGTGEYPIEVPDGESRDYHLLLDLPPGSHDGEAVAAELSIVALPPSGDGQTLARLPIPVRRDAEPPSPS, from the coding sequence CCGCAAGGTCGCGATCAAGTTCCTTCCCCCGCATCTGGCCGACGGCCACGTCGTGGACCGGTTCCTCCGCGAGGCCCAGGTCACGGCGCGGCTCCAGCACGCAGGTATCACGCAGGTCTTCGACAGCGGCGCGCAGGACGGACAGCTCCACCTGGTGATGGAGCTGCTCGACGGGCGGAACCTGGGCACCGTGCTGCAGGAGCAGACGTCCGGGCTCCCCGTGCACCGCGCTGTGGACCTGGCCGCGCAAGTGGCCGACGCGCTCTCGTACGCCCACCGGGCGGACATCGTCCATCGGGACATCAAACCCGCCAACCTCATGCTCGTCGCCGGCGGCCGGGTGAAGGTGTGCGACTTCGGGATCGCGGGCTTCGTCCAGGCGGACTCCGGCCTGACCCGGGAGGGCAGCCTGATGGGGACACCCGACTACATGGCGCCCGAACAGTGCCAGGGCCGGCGGGTCGACGGCCGGGCCGACCTGTACGCCCTCGGCTGCGTCCTGTTCGCCCTCCTCACCGGGAAGCCGCCGTTCACGACACACGGAGACTTCCGGGTCGTGATGATGGATCACATCCACACACCACCCCCGCGGCCGGCCTCTCTGCGGCCCGGCGTGCCCGTCGAACTCGACCGGTTCGTCTCCGTGCTGCTCTCGAAGGATCCCGGTGACCGCCCGGAGTACGCCGGGGCCGTCGCCGACCGGCTCAGGAACCTGATCTCCCGGCGCACCGGCGCGCCGCTCTCCGTGCCGCGACAGGCCCCGACGCCCGCTTCCCCCTGCGGACCGGACCCCCGGTACGCGTACGCCGGCCGCCCGGCCCCGGCCCCGCCCGCCTCCGGTTTCACCATGGAGGCGGACTACGGCGACTTCCTTCACCCGGAGGCGACCGAGGTCCATACGGTCGTCACGGTGACGGGTGCGGGCGCAGCCCCCGACGACACGGCGGCCGCGGCGCCCCGCGCCCTGGTCTTCCTCCTCGGGCTCTCGGAGCGGCTCCCCGCTGCGGACTTCCGCACCGTGACGGCTGCGGTCGCCGCCGCCGTCGACGGCCTGGACGAGGGCGCTGCCTTCGCCGTCGTGGCGGGCTCGGACCATGCCCGGATGCTCTACCCCGACACCATGCGCCTGGTCCGGGCGAACGCGGAGACCAAGGCCGAGGCGCGCGCCGCGCTGGCCGGGCTGGAGCCGGTCGGGGCGGTCGCCTTCGGCAGATGGCTGCGGCTAGCCGACCGGCTGCTGGCCGCGCACGGCGACGCCGTGCGCACCGCGATCCTCCTCATGGATGCGACCGTCACGGCGGAGAGCCCCGAAGAGCTGCCCTCCGTGCTCGCCTCGTGCGCCGGCCGCTTCACCTGCCACGCCCGCGGCATCGGCACCGACTGGGAGGTGGCCGCGATCAGATCCATCACCACGGCACTGTCCGGCACGCTGGACATCGTCATGGATCCCTCGGAGCCCACGTCGCAACTCACGGGGGAGCTGACCGCGCTCATCGCCCGGACCCGCCAGTCGTTCGCCCGCGACCTCGCCCTGCGGGTCGCGATGCCCGGAGGCGGGCAGGTGCGGTTCGTCAAGCAGCTCACACCGTCCGTGGACGATCTCACCGGCCACGGGTACCAGGTCGGCCCCGGCACCGGTGAGTACCCCATCGAGGTTCCGGACGGCGAATCCCGCGACTACCACCTCCTGCTGGACCTGCCACCCGGCAGTCATGACGGCGAGGCGGTCGCGGCCGAGCTGAGCATCGTCGCCCTTCCCCCGTCCGGCGACGGACAGACACTCGCCCGGCTGCCGATACCGGTCCGGCGGGACGCCGAGCCCCCCTCGCCCTCGTAG
- the lysA gene encoding diaminopimelate decarboxylase — protein MTIASLSEIPAGAGELSVWPASTTRLPHGDVAVGGVSLVEIADRFDTPAYVLDEGEVRERCRTYRAALPEADVLYAAKAFLSRAMVRWVDEEGLGLDVCSAGELELAVTAGFPPERIVLHGNAKSPRDIGTALRLGVGRIVIDGPSEIARIAAAVGPDGHQKVMVRVVPGVSAGGHVKIRTGTEDQKFGLSPTDGSAQDAVARILGQPQLELTGLHCHIGSQITEVEPYLVALRRMVGLMARIRDAHGIALPELDMGGGHGIAYRPGESALDLTALARGLRAELGESCAAAGLTVPRLLIEPGRAVVGPAGVALYRVLAVKHTGEKVFVAVDGGMSDNPRPALYGVRYAPRLIGRHSAAGACTATVVGRHCEAGDVLAADVELPGDIHPGDLIAVPVAGAYQLSMASGYNMVGRPPVVAVHEGTPRVLVRRETLEDFRSRDIGS, from the coding sequence ATGACCATCGCCTCCCTCTCGGAGATTCCGGCCGGTGCCGGTGAACTGTCCGTGTGGCCCGCCTCCACGACCCGGCTCCCGCACGGTGACGTGGCCGTCGGCGGGGTTTCCCTGGTGGAGATCGCCGACCGGTTCGACACGCCTGCCTACGTTCTGGACGAAGGCGAGGTCCGCGAGCGGTGCCGCACCTACCGCGCGGCCCTCCCCGAGGCCGACGTCCTCTACGCCGCCAAGGCCTTCCTCTCCCGCGCGATGGTGCGCTGGGTGGACGAGGAGGGACTGGGCCTGGACGTCTGTTCCGCCGGAGAGCTGGAGCTCGCCGTCACTGCCGGGTTCCCGCCGGAACGGATCGTGCTGCACGGCAACGCGAAATCGCCCCGGGACATCGGGACGGCGCTGCGGCTGGGCGTCGGCCGTATCGTCATCGACGGGCCGTCGGAGATCGCCCGGATCGCGGCCGCCGTCGGGCCGGACGGGCACCAGAAGGTGATGGTGCGGGTGGTGCCGGGCGTCTCGGCCGGGGGCCACGTGAAGATCCGCACCGGTACGGAGGACCAGAAGTTCGGCCTTTCGCCCACCGACGGATCGGCGCAGGACGCCGTCGCGCGCATACTCGGCCAGCCGCAGCTCGAACTGACCGGCCTGCACTGCCACATCGGATCCCAGATCACCGAGGTGGAGCCCTACCTCGTCGCCCTGCGCAGGATGGTCGGGCTGATGGCCCGCATCCGTGACGCGCACGGCATCGCCCTGCCCGAGCTGGACATGGGCGGCGGCCACGGCATCGCCTACCGGCCGGGCGAGTCCGCCCTCGACCTCACCGCTCTCGCCCGCGGCCTCCGCGCCGAGCTCGGCGAAAGCTGCGCCGCCGCGGGCCTGACCGTCCCCCGGCTCCTCATCGAGCCCGGACGAGCCGTCGTCGGGCCCGCCGGAGTGGCTTTGTACCGGGTGCTCGCCGTCAAGCACACCGGGGAGAAGGTGTTCGTCGCCGTGGACGGCGGGATGAGCGACAATCCGCGGCCCGCCCTCTACGGGGTGCGCTACGCGCCCCGCCTGATCGGCCGGCACTCCGCCGCCGGTGCCTGCACGGCCACGGTCGTCGGCCGGCACTGCGAGGCCGGGGACGTTCTCGCGGCCGATGTGGAACTGCCGGGGGACATCCACCCCGGTGATCTGATCGCCGTACCGGTGGCGGGCGCGTACCAGTTGTCCATGGCCTCCGGTTACAACATGGTGGGGCGTCCCCCGGTGGTCGCCGTCCACGAGGGCACGCCGCGGGTGCTGGTCCGGCGCGAGACGCTGGAGGACTTCCGGAGCCGGGACATCGGCAGCTGA
- a CDS encoding copper resistance CopC/CopD family protein: MHTGSPPARTSPTVLALVAALFALFALILGGAGPAFAHAGLSGSDPAEGSVLETAPKQLTLTFTESVSFSEDSLRVLSPENERANPRPAQHADGKENTARVELPDKLPRGTYTVAWRVVSADGHPISGAFVFSIGQPSGTTAVVATGSPEDTAAGRLYGFFRYVAYSGLALLVGAAAFVLVCWPTAGAVRPVRRLLAVGWAALVASTVALLLLRGPYETAGELTSAFDPSQLGRTVTGRPGIALIARLVLLAVAAVLLRRPALRLDRDDDGSPPRDLGAGVRPGGAVLALALAFTWASAEHASAGIQVPLAIPVAVLHLLAMGVWLGGLITLAVLLRRRGPGSRDIPASAIGRFSTLAFTAVAVLVGTGMYQSWRQVGSWEALSTTSYGRTLAVKIAAVVLVLCAASFSRRWTARLVHQAPPAAEPQAVPEPELVSAVRTGGAPPSPVTPDHSGTPDAPAGGGPGDATGPPVFDADGYRRSLRRTVAVEAVLGVVVLAITTLLTGTQPSRAADTATAATAATAQEPQTKVVTVPFDMGTANQHGAVQITLAPGRVGENTVEAVVFTADGGLATVPELRLTLTQEELGIGPLDAKLKNQKGYWATYDLQLPMPGVWTLNITVRTTDIDQVTVRETVRIT; the protein is encoded by the coding sequence ATGCACACCGGATCACCTCCCGCGAGGACGTCGCCGACCGTCCTGGCGCTGGTCGCCGCCCTGTTCGCCCTGTTCGCCCTGATCCTCGGCGGTGCGGGCCCCGCCTTCGCGCACGCCGGCCTCAGCGGCTCCGATCCTGCGGAAGGCAGCGTCCTGGAGACGGCTCCGAAACAGCTCACCCTCACCTTCACCGAGTCGGTCAGCTTCTCCGAGGACTCACTGAGAGTGCTGTCTCCGGAGAACGAGCGCGCCAACCCGCGCCCGGCCCAGCACGCGGACGGCAAGGAGAACACCGCGCGGGTGGAGCTGCCCGACAAGCTCCCCCGGGGCACCTACACGGTGGCCTGGCGCGTCGTCTCCGCCGACGGCCACCCGATCTCGGGCGCGTTCGTCTTCTCCATCGGTCAACCGTCCGGCACCACCGCCGTGGTGGCGACCGGCTCACCCGAGGACACCGCGGCCGGCCGCCTGTACGGCTTCTTCCGCTACGTCGCCTACAGCGGGCTCGCTCTTCTGGTCGGAGCTGCCGCCTTCGTCCTCGTGTGCTGGCCCACCGCGGGAGCGGTCCGCCCCGTACGCAGACTGCTGGCCGTGGGCTGGGCGGCACTGGTGGCGTCCACCGTCGCCCTGTTGCTGCTGCGCGGCCCGTACGAAACGGCCGGCGAGCTGACATCGGCGTTCGACCCGTCTCAGCTGGGCCGGACCGTCACCGGGAGGCCCGGCATCGCACTGATCGCGCGGCTCGTACTGCTCGCGGTCGCCGCGGTGCTGCTGAGGCGGCCGGCCCTACGGCTCGACCGTGACGACGACGGATCGCCACCGAGGGACCTCGGAGCCGGCGTCCGCCCGGGCGGAGCGGTTCTCGCCCTGGCCCTCGCCTTCACCTGGGCCTCCGCGGAACATGCCTCCGCCGGCATCCAGGTGCCGCTGGCCATTCCGGTCGCCGTGCTGCACCTGCTGGCCATGGGGGTCTGGCTGGGCGGCCTGATCACGCTGGCGGTCCTCCTGAGGCGTCGGGGGCCCGGCAGCCGCGACATCCCGGCGTCCGCGATCGGCCGGTTCTCCACCCTGGCCTTCACCGCCGTCGCCGTACTGGTCGGCACGGGGATGTACCAGTCCTGGCGACAGGTCGGCTCGTGGGAGGCGCTGTCCACCACGTCGTACGGCAGGACGCTCGCGGTGAAGATCGCCGCCGTGGTTCTCGTGCTGTGCGCAGCGTCCTTCTCCCGCCGTTGGACGGCCCGGCTCGTTCACCAGGCGCCACCGGCCGCGGAACCGCAGGCGGTGCCCGAGCCCGAGCTGGTGAGCGCCGTACGGACGGGCGGCGCGCCGCCTTCCCCCGTCACGCCCGACCACAGCGGTACGCCCGACGCACCCGCCGGGGGTGGGCCGGGGGACGCTACCGGGCCGCCCGTCTTCGACGCCGACGGATACCGGCGCAGCCTGCGGCGCACGGTGGCGGTCGAAGCCGTGCTCGGTGTCGTGGTCCTGGCGATCACGACCTTGCTCACCGGAACCCAGCCCAGCCGCGCCGCCGACACGGCCACGGCGGCGACGGCGGCCACGGCTCAGGAGCCGCAGACGAAGGTGGTCACGGTCCCGTTCGACATGGGGACGGCCAACCAGCACGGCGCGGTACAGATCACGCTGGCCCCGGGACGCGTCGGCGAGAACACCGTCGAAGCCGTCGTGTTCACCGCGGACGGCGGCCTCGCCACCGTCCCCGAACTCCGCCTCACCCTCACCCAGGAAGAACTCGGAATCGGCCCACTGGACGCCAAGCTCAAGAACCAGAAGGGGTACTGGGCCACCTACGACCTGCAGCTGCCCATGCCCGGCGTCTGGACCCTGAACATCACCGTGCGCACCACCGACATCGACCAGGTCACCGTGCGCGAGACCGTCCGCATCACGTAG
- a CDS encoding magnesium and cobalt transport protein CorA, protein MPLEQAAARCRQGGFVWLGIFEPGPEELDRVREIFGLHELAVEDASAFHLRPKAEQYEDGTELIILRTARYDDDREEIDTGEISIFLADHFVITVRQGIASELHEARSRLESRPELLKAGSASTLWAILDQVVDSYSPVVGELERDIEQIEATVFSGAVAPTERIYSLRREATDFYRAVHPLLAVLTRRLQPGRTPPALRPYMRDVHDHLLLVNEEVAAQRDLLTTVLEANIAVISVEQNKINLRQSATMERLTILASVFLPLSFVVGFFGQNFGWLVTHISSFTAFLTLTVLGVLLPCLMLYVWLRRRRGRPTPPIPEVSRVGRHAPAATTK, encoded by the coding sequence ATGCCACTGGAACAGGCGGCCGCGCGCTGCCGGCAAGGTGGATTCGTCTGGCTCGGCATTTTCGAACCGGGCCCCGAGGAACTGGACCGGGTCCGCGAGATCTTCGGACTGCACGAGCTCGCCGTCGAGGACGCCTCGGCCTTCCACCTGCGGCCGAAGGCCGAGCAGTACGAGGACGGCACCGAGCTGATCATCCTGCGCACGGCACGCTACGACGACGACCGCGAGGAGATCGACACCGGCGAGATCAGCATCTTCCTCGCCGACCACTTCGTGATCACCGTTCGCCAGGGCATCGCGAGCGAGCTGCACGAAGCCCGGAGCCGGCTCGAAAGCCGCCCCGAACTCCTCAAGGCCGGCAGCGCCTCCACGCTGTGGGCGATCCTCGACCAGGTCGTCGACAGCTACTCGCCGGTCGTCGGCGAACTGGAGCGCGACATCGAGCAGATCGAAGCCACGGTGTTCTCCGGGGCGGTCGCCCCGACCGAGCGGATCTACTCCCTGCGACGCGAGGCCACCGACTTCTACCGGGCCGTGCACCCGCTGCTCGCCGTGCTCACGCGGCGGCTCCAGCCCGGCAGGACGCCGCCCGCGCTCCGGCCGTACATGCGTGACGTGCACGACCACCTGCTGCTGGTCAACGAGGAGGTCGCCGCCCAACGCGACCTCCTGACCACCGTCCTGGAAGCGAACATCGCGGTGATCTCCGTAGAGCAGAACAAGATCAACCTTCGCCAGAGCGCCACGATGGAACGCCTGACGATCCTCGCGAGCGTGTTCCTCCCCCTGTCCTTCGTGGTCGGCTTCTTCGGGCAGAATTTCGGCTGGCTGGTGACCCACATCAGCAGCTTCACGGCGTTCCTCACCCTCACCGTCCTCGGGGTGCTCCTGCCCTGCCTGATGCTGTACGTCTGGCTGCGCCGACGCCGAGGCCGGCCGACACCGCCGATACCCGAGGTGAGCCGCGTCGGCCGGCACGCCCCGGCAGCCACCACGAAGTGA
- a CDS encoding amino acid transporter, translating into MATPARTSRLRAWMLEGLTAENSSPAAKEAAAQPHGRPWWRVMCLTGLDYFSTLGYQPGIAFLAAGLLSPLATVVLVLLTLFGALPVYRRVAEESPHGEGSIAMLERLLTFWKGKLFVLTLLGFAATDFLITITLSAADATAHMVENPHLTSTLHGHEVLITLILIALLGAVFLKGFSEAIGVAVVLVFTYLGLNVIVVAVGLWHVFTAPQVITDWTTALTAEHGNPFMMIAIALVVFPKLALGLSGFETGVAVMPHVKGDPEDIPAKPAGRIRGAKKLLTTAAVIMSVFLICSSLITTLLIPAAQFEPGGEANGRALAYLAHEYLGSAFGTVYDISTILILWFAGSSAMAGLLNLMPRYLPRYGMAPHWARALRPMVIVFTLVAFLVTWIFDADVDAQGGAYATGVLVLITSAAVAVTIAARRAGERGWTIGFGIISAVFIYTTGVNIVERPDGVKIGACFIAGIMALSLLSRLARVFELRVTHVEFDDMAQRFIRDTANRTIRFIANEPDNRDREEYRQKKEQIRADNDIPAGDDVMFVEVTVLDASEFESGMRVRGEVLHDRYRVLTLESSSIPNALAAFLLHVRDETGQRPHIYFEWTEGNPMANFLRFFLFGQGEVAPVTREVIREAEPDRARRPHVHAG; encoded by the coding sequence ATGGCCACCCCTGCCCGCACGTCACGCCTGCGCGCGTGGATGCTGGAAGGCTTGACCGCCGAGAACAGTTCGCCCGCCGCCAAGGAGGCGGCCGCCCAGCCGCACGGACGGCCGTGGTGGCGGGTCATGTGCCTGACGGGTCTCGACTACTTCTCCACCCTCGGCTACCAGCCCGGCATCGCGTTCCTCGCGGCCGGGCTGCTGTCGCCGCTGGCGACCGTCGTGCTCGTGCTGCTCACCCTGTTCGGCGCGCTGCCCGTCTACCGGCGGGTGGCGGAGGAGAGTCCGCACGGCGAGGGCTCCATCGCGATGCTGGAGCGGCTGCTGACGTTCTGGAAGGGGAAGCTGTTCGTCCTGACCCTGCTCGGGTTCGCGGCGACCGACTTCCTGATCACCATCACCCTCTCCGCCGCCGACGCGACCGCGCACATGGTGGAGAACCCGCACCTCACCAGCACCCTGCACGGCCACGAGGTGCTGATCACCCTGATCCTCATCGCACTCCTCGGCGCGGTGTTCCTCAAGGGGTTCAGCGAGGCCATCGGTGTCGCCGTGGTCCTGGTCTTCACGTACCTCGGCCTGAACGTGATCGTGGTGGCGGTCGGACTGTGGCACGTGTTCACCGCACCGCAGGTCATCACCGACTGGACGACCGCGCTGACCGCCGAGCACGGCAATCCGTTCATGATGATCGCCATCGCGCTCGTCGTGTTCCCGAAGCTCGCGCTGGGTCTGTCCGGCTTCGAGACCGGTGTGGCGGTCATGCCGCACGTCAAGGGCGATCCCGAGGACATCCCCGCGAAGCCGGCGGGCCGGATCCGCGGTGCGAAGAAGCTGCTGACCACGGCCGCCGTGATCATGAGCGTCTTCCTGATCTGCTCCAGCCTCATCACGACCCTGCTGATCCCGGCCGCCCAGTTCGAGCCCGGCGGCGAGGCCAACGGACGCGCCCTCGCCTACCTGGCGCACGAGTACCTGGGATCCGCCTTCGGCACCGTCTACGACATCTCCACGATCCTCATCCTGTGGTTCGCCGGCTCCTCCGCGATGGCCGGCCTGCTGAACCTGATGCCCCGCTACCTGCCCCGCTACGGCATGGCCCCGCACTGGGCCCGCGCCCTGCGCCCCATGGTCATCGTGTTCACCCTCGTCGCGTTCCTGGTCACCTGGATCTTCGACGCCGACGTCGATGCCCAGGGCGGCGCTTACGCCACCGGTGTCCTCGTGCTGATCACCTCGGCCGCGGTCGCCGTGACCATCGCCGCCCGCAGGGCGGGGGAGCGCGGCTGGACCATCGGCTTCGGCATCATCTCCGCCGTCTTCATCTACACGACCGGCGTCAACATCGTCGAACGCCCCGACGGCGTGAAGATCGGCGCCTGCTTCATCGCCGGCATCATGGCCCTCTCCCTCCTCTCCCGGCTCGCCCGCGTCTTCGAGCTGCGCGTCACGCACGTGGAGTTCGACGACATGGCCCAGCGGTTCATCCGCGACACCGCCAACCGCACGATCCGGTTCATCGCGAACGAGCCCGACAACCGGGACCGCGAGGAATACCGGCAGAAGAAGGAACAGATCCGCGCGGACAACGACATCCCCGCCGGGGACGACGTCATGTTCGTCGAGGTCACCGTCCTGGACGCCTCCGAGTTCGAATCAGGCATGCGCGTACGCGGCGAAGTGCTGCACGACCGCTACCGCGTCCTGACCCTGGAGAGCTCCAGCATCCCCAACGCCCTCGCGGCCTTTCTGCTCCACGTCCGGGACGAGACCGGCCAGCGCCCGCACATCTACTTCGAGTGGACCGAGGGAAACCCGATGGCCAACTTCCTACGCTTCTTCCTCTTCGGCCAGGGCGAGGTCGCCCCCGTCACCCGAGAGGTCATCAGGGAAGCCGAACCGGACCGCGCCCGCCGCCCCCACGTCCACGCCGGCTGA
- a CDS encoding helix-turn-helix transcriptional regulator, producing MSTAINMGEFLRTRRALLHPEDVALPDFGGRRRVAGLRREEIAQLAGVSVDYYTRMEQGRVPNPSGAVLDALARALRLDGDATRHLHRLARPQSSARSVPRRQAQPQHVRPMLQRLLDDLVDIPAMVMGRRMDVLAWNAAAVALFGDYAALDRAERNIARITFLDETSRELYADWPSCARGNVAYLHLDAGRHPDDPQLASLIGELSMKSADFRRWWAEHPVQDKTSGTKRFHHPVVGDLELAYETLRAADDPDQALITYAAEPGSPSHDALRVLLAWAAEAPSPAPADERAR from the coding sequence ATGAGCACAGCGATCAACATGGGCGAATTCCTCCGGACCCGCCGCGCCCTCCTGCACCCTGAAGACGTCGCCCTGCCGGACTTCGGAGGCCGCCGCCGCGTCGCGGGCCTGCGCCGCGAGGAGATCGCACAGCTCGCCGGAGTGAGCGTCGACTACTACACACGGATGGAACAGGGCCGCGTGCCCAACCCCTCGGGCGCGGTACTCGACGCCCTCGCGCGCGCACTTCGGCTGGACGGGGATGCCACACGGCACCTGCACCGCCTCGCCCGACCGCAGTCCTCCGCCCGGAGCGTTCCCCGGCGCCAGGCCCAGCCGCAACACGTGCGCCCCATGCTTCAGCGGTTGCTGGACGATCTGGTGGACATACCGGCGATGGTGATGGGCCGGCGCATGGACGTACTGGCCTGGAACGCGGCGGCGGTCGCCCTCTTCGGCGACTACGCGGCCCTGGACCGAGCGGAGCGCAACATCGCCCGGATCACCTTCCTCGACGAGACGTCCCGGGAACTGTACGCGGACTGGCCCTCCTGCGCCCGCGGGAATGTGGCCTACCTCCACCTGGACGCGGGACGGCACCCCGACGACCCCCAGTTGGCGAGCCTGATCGGCGAACTGTCCATGAAGAGCGCGGACTTCCGTCGCTGGTGGGCCGAACACCCCGTGCAGGACAAGACCTCGGGAACCAAGCGGTTCCACCATCCGGTGGTAGGCGATCTGGAACTGGCCTACGAGACCCTGCGTGCAGCGGACGACCCCGATCAAGCCCTGATCACGTATGCCGCCGAGCCGGGCAGCCCCTCGCACGACGCCCTGCGGGTGCTACTGGCCTGGGCCGCCGAGGCCCCCTCCCCGGCACCGGCCGACGAGCGGGCACGCTGA